From Elusimicrobiota bacterium, the proteins below share one genomic window:
- a CDS encoding transposase — protein sequence VTEGFSIRQLSRLSGHSPFKLKQIKNYWLSKEPPALSQRTYKSIDYLVFDGTYFHKDGCLALFMNVVSGKPIQIAYIERENYENVFPIITKLRDKGINPIAITTDGHPSVLRALKEIWPETILQRCLFHIQNQGLMWLRTFPKTESGKELRSLYGTIARIRSAEEMIVFKIRYSKWHLKHKNYISSLPSSLVAFKDLKRAMSLINNAMPNMFHFITDKNIVSTTNILEGFFSQLKHQYRNHRGLSERHKISYLKWFCYFKTVKNSNTF from the coding sequence GGGTAACCGAAGGCTTTAGTATTAGGCAATTAAGCCGCTTATCAGGACATAGCCCATTTAAGCTTAAACAGATCAAAAACTATTGGCTATCAAAAGAACCGCCTGCTCTTTCACAAAGAACTTATAAATCGATTGACTATCTCGTATTTGATGGGACATATTTTCATAAAGACGGCTGTTTGGCACTGTTTATGAACGTTGTATCAGGAAAGCCAATACAGATCGCTTATATTGAACGCGAAAACTATGAAAATGTTTTTCCAATAATCACTAAACTGCGCGATAAAGGTATTAATCCTATAGCCATAACTACCGACGGACATCCAAGTGTTCTTCGCGCTCTTAAAGAGATTTGGCCAGAAACGATTTTACAGCGCTGTCTTTTCCATATTCAGAACCAGGGATTAATGTGGCTAAGAACGTTCCCAAAGACTGAATCTGGCAAAGAATTGCGCAGTTTGTATGGAACTATAGCAAGAATACGCAGTGCGGAAGAAATGATAGTTTTTAAAATACGCTACAGCAAATGGCACCTGAAGCATAAGAACTATATTTCTTCTTTGCCAAGCAGCCTTGTGGCATTCAAAGATCTTAAACGAGCTATGTCACTTATAAACAATGCTATGCCAAATATGTTCCACTTTATTACAGATAAAAATATTGTTTCAACAACAAATATCTTAGAAGGTTTCTTTTCGCAATTAAAGCATCAATATAGAAATCATCGCGGTCTTTCTGAACGGCATAAAATTAGCTATTTAAAATGGTTTTGCTACTTCAAAACTGTCAAAAATAGCAACACTTTTTAA